From Streptomyces sp. TLI_235, a single genomic window includes:
- a CDS encoding 8-oxo-dGTP pyrophosphatase MutT (NUDIX family), with product MAGTEHAGTRTTDGPAASGGPRTIAELLADHRPHTDREAADLARIAPLAAADDPYARERPLHVTASALIVHPAGREVLLRWHERQQDWLQVGGHGDPGEEFPGAVALREAREETGLRDLEFWPSAALLHVVVLPVPANDREPAHEHADLRFVLATGTPAAARPERPGARVRWLPLAEASTAARGEALRESLARVSALLADGAPAPTAP from the coding sequence ATGGCCGGAACGGAACACGCGGGAACGCGGACCACCGACGGCCCCGCGGCCTCCGGCGGGCCACGGACGATCGCCGAGCTACTGGCCGACCACCGGCCGCACACCGACCGCGAGGCCGCGGACCTCGCCCGGATCGCACCCCTCGCGGCCGCCGACGACCCGTACGCGCGGGAGCGGCCGCTGCACGTGACCGCCTCCGCACTGATCGTGCACCCCGCCGGGCGGGAGGTGCTGCTGCGCTGGCACGAGCGCCAGCAGGACTGGCTGCAGGTCGGCGGGCACGGCGATCCCGGCGAGGAGTTCCCGGGCGCGGTGGCGCTCCGCGAGGCCCGCGAGGAGACCGGCCTGCGGGATCTGGAGTTCTGGCCGTCGGCGGCGCTGCTGCACGTCGTCGTCCTGCCGGTGCCCGCGAACGACCGCGAACCGGCCCACGAGCACGCCGACCTCCGCTTCGTGCTCGCCACCGGCACCCCGGCGGCGGCCCGGCCGGAGCGGCCCGGTGCCCGGGTACGGTGGCTGCCCCTGGCGGAGGCGTCCACGGCGGCCCGCGGCGAGGCCCTGCGGGAGTCCCTCGCCCGGGTCAGCGCACTGCTCGCGGACGGGGCTCCGGCCCCGACCGCACCCTGA
- a CDS encoding putative hydrolase of the HAD superfamily — protein MTDEVDGLHADQVLVFDADDTLWENNVLFERVIDGFLDWVAADAADPAARQAARAVLDAVEAANAATLGYGAAVFRHNLAESLEQLHGRKVTAEDRDRIDHLLLPLTSRTVELIPGVADTLAQLAGRHRLLMLTKGDETEQRRKVEESAIAHHFGGVHIVAEKNVDTYHRLVADLSLAPERTWMIGNSPKSDIVPARRAGLNAIFIPHEHTWVLEHEEFGAHTATLELRSFTELLGHF, from the coding sequence ATGACCGATGAGGTGGATGGATTGCACGCCGACCAGGTGCTCGTCTTCGACGCCGACGACACCCTGTGGGAGAACAACGTGCTCTTCGAGCGCGTCATCGACGGCTTCCTGGACTGGGTGGCCGCCGATGCCGCGGACCCTGCCGCCCGGCAGGCCGCCCGGGCGGTGCTCGACGCGGTCGAGGCCGCGAACGCGGCGACGCTCGGCTACGGCGCCGCGGTGTTCCGGCACAACCTGGCGGAGAGCCTGGAACAGCTGCACGGCCGGAAGGTCACCGCGGAGGACCGGGACCGGATCGACCACCTGCTGCTCCCGCTGACCAGCCGCACCGTCGAGCTCATCCCCGGTGTCGCCGACACCCTCGCCCAGCTCGCCGGGCGGCACCGGCTGCTGATGCTCACCAAGGGCGACGAGACCGAGCAGCGGCGCAAGGTCGAGGAGTCCGCCATCGCCCACCACTTCGGCGGGGTCCACATCGTGGCCGAGAAGAACGTCGACACCTACCACCGGCTGGTCGCCGACCTCTCGCTCGCCCCCGAGCGCACCTGGATGATCGGCAACTCTCCCAAGTCCGACATCGTGCCCGCCCGCCGGGCCGGCCTGAACGCGATCTTCATCCCGCACGAGCACACCTGGGTGCTGGAGCACGAGGAGTTCGGCGCGCACACCGCGACCCTGGAGCTGCGCAGCTTCACCGAGCTGCTCGGCCACTTCTGA
- a CDS encoding putative membrane protein encodes MDVHTFPGTRRPPLAEWLDAPSDWAALDPVSERLHGLLRKLPQPLRDALHGVWLGHPLHPAVVQVPVGCWLSASLLDAACTSPDAARHLTRIGLIGAAPAAWTGWADWSTLTPEQRRTGLVHALGVVTAAALQAASLAARCRAARTGTTPTTGRLLGLAGLTAATATATLGAHLAHRQPLPTEPAS; translated from the coding sequence ATGGACGTTCACACCTTCCCCGGCACCCGGCGTCCGCCGCTCGCCGAGTGGCTGGACGCACCGTCCGACTGGGCCGCCCTCGACCCCGTGTCCGAGCGCCTGCACGGGCTGCTGCGGAAGCTGCCGCAGCCCCTGCGGGACGCCCTGCACGGGGTGTGGCTCGGCCATCCGCTGCACCCCGCGGTGGTCCAGGTGCCGGTGGGCTGCTGGCTGTCCGCCTCCCTGCTGGACGCCGCCTGCACCTCCCCCGACGCCGCCCGCCACCTCACCAGGATCGGCCTGATCGGCGCCGCCCCCGCCGCCTGGACGGGCTGGGCCGACTGGTCGACCCTCACCCCCGAGCAGCGCCGCACCGGCCTGGTCCACGCGCTGGGCGTCGTCACCGCGGCCGCCCTGCAGGCCGCCTCCCTGGCCGCCCGCTGCCGCGCCGCCCGCACCGGCACGACCCCCACCACCGGCCGCCTCCTCGGCCTCGCCGGCCTCACCGCAGCCACCGCCACCGCCACCCTCGGCGCCCACCTCGCCCACCGACAGCCCCTGCCGACCGAACCCGCCTCCTGA
- a CDS encoding regulatory LuxR family protein, whose product MDATAVLADARRSHRGNAWRDACELYAAADGGEPGGLGVGDLEDWGEAAQLLGRGEEAVAVLQRAYLAREGEADVRGSLRCAFWLAEVLAMRGEFAHAGGWLARAGRLAESGPPCAEHGYLLVREAERQLQEGEHEASFGTAARALELAERFGDRDLAVLAAQFQGAARIGQERVDEGLALLDEAMVAVTAGETGPRVTGWVYCMVIAVCQELQELRRAREWTVALDAWTDALPQFEGGYSGICLVHRSELLRLVGDWPNAAVQARSACERLTRGFGEFLAGGAFYQLGEIHRLRGEWGQAEEAYRQSGQYGCDAQPGLALLRLAQGRPETAAGGVRRALAEAADRPARARLLPALVEIALAMGGTAEARAAVEELAGIAAAFRRPALDAQAAQARAALLLAERTTSGASPGVEAEALTEARRAWRLWRDLDVPYETARARMLVARACRALGDEDTAAVELDAATAGFARLGAASDLALAGAAAAERDGGGGPGPVEAPAGLTPREVEVLRLVAEGGTNHAIARELHLSEKTVARHISNILGKLNAASRTAAAAYAFEHGLAGAGARTPDR is encoded by the coding sequence ATGGATGCGACCGCGGTACTGGCCGACGCCAGGCGCTCGCACCGCGGGAACGCCTGGCGGGACGCCTGTGAGCTGTACGCCGCCGCGGACGGCGGTGAGCCGGGCGGTCTGGGCGTCGGCGATCTGGAGGACTGGGGCGAGGCGGCGCAGTTGCTGGGCCGGGGCGAGGAGGCGGTGGCCGTCCTGCAGCGGGCGTACCTGGCGCGTGAGGGGGAGGCGGACGTCCGCGGTTCGCTGCGCTGTGCGTTCTGGCTGGCGGAGGTGCTGGCGATGCGCGGGGAGTTCGCGCATGCGGGGGGCTGGCTGGCGCGGGCCGGGCGGTTGGCGGAGTCGGGTCCGCCGTGTGCGGAGCACGGATATCTGCTGGTGCGGGAGGCGGAGCGGCAGCTGCAGGAGGGCGAGCACGAGGCGTCGTTCGGGACGGCGGCGCGGGCCCTGGAGCTGGCCGAGCGGTTCGGGGACCGTGATCTGGCGGTGCTGGCCGCCCAGTTCCAGGGGGCCGCGCGGATCGGTCAGGAGCGGGTGGACGAGGGTCTGGCGCTGCTGGACGAGGCGATGGTGGCGGTGACCGCCGGGGAGACCGGCCCACGGGTGACCGGCTGGGTGTACTGCATGGTGATCGCGGTGTGCCAGGAGTTGCAGGAGCTGCGGCGGGCCCGTGAGTGGACGGTCGCGCTGGACGCCTGGACGGACGCGCTGCCGCAGTTCGAGGGCGGCTATTCGGGGATCTGCCTGGTGCACCGCTCGGAGCTGCTGCGGCTGGTGGGCGACTGGCCGAACGCCGCCGTCCAGGCGCGGAGCGCGTGCGAGCGGCTGACCCGCGGGTTCGGGGAGTTCCTCGCGGGTGGCGCCTTCTACCAGCTGGGCGAGATCCACCGGCTGCGCGGGGAGTGGGGGCAGGCCGAGGAGGCGTACCGGCAGTCCGGACAGTACGGCTGCGACGCCCAACCGGGGCTGGCGCTGCTGCGGCTGGCGCAGGGCCGGCCGGAGACGGCGGCGGGCGGTGTCCGGCGGGCTCTGGCGGAGGCGGCGGACCGGCCGGCCCGGGCCCGGCTGCTGCCCGCCCTGGTGGAGATCGCCCTCGCGATGGGCGGTACGGCCGAGGCCCGGGCGGCGGTCGAGGAGCTCGCCGGTATCGCGGCGGCCTTCCGGCGGCCCGCCCTGGACGCGCAGGCGGCGCAGGCCCGGGCGGCGCTGCTGCTCGCCGAGCGGACGACGTCCGGGGCGTCGCCCGGGGTGGAGGCGGAGGCGCTGACGGAGGCCCGCCGGGCCTGGCGGCTGTGGCGGGACCTGGACGTGCCGTACGAGACGGCGCGGGCCCGGATGCTGGTGGCGCGTGCCTGCCGGGCGCTGGGGGACGAGGACACGGCGGCGGTGGAGCTGGACGCGGCGACGGCCGGGTTCGCCCGGCTGGGCGCCGCGTCGGACCTGGCGCTGGCCGGGGCGGCGGCCGCCGAACGGGACGGCGGCGGGGGCCCGGGCCCGGTGGAGGCGCCCGCCGGGCTGACCCCGCGCGAGGTGGAGGTGCTGAGGCTGGTCGCGGAGGGCGGCACCAACCATGCGATCGCCCGGGAGCTGCACCTCAGCGAGAAGACGGTGGCCCGGCACATCAGCAACATCCTCGGCAAGCTGAATGCCGCTTCCCGTACGGCCGCCGCCGCGTACGCCTTCGAGCACGGCCTCGCCGGGGCCGGGGCCCGCACCCCGGACCGCTGA
- a CDS encoding tetratricopeptide repeat protein yields the protein MTAQAQAPDAQARALARAGAAATALGTALAERGEHAAAERALWRAVRTCTAAYGPDDPRLAVPLRALGAVCAARGRLAEAEDLLNRVLALLARPGAENGTEEES from the coding sequence GTGACGGCGCAGGCACAGGCCCCGGACGCACAGGCCCGGGCACTCGCACGGGCGGGCGCCGCGGCGACGGCCCTCGGGACGGCGCTGGCGGAGCGCGGCGAGCACGCGGCCGCCGAGCGCGCACTGTGGCGCGCGGTCCGCACCTGCACGGCAGCGTACGGCCCGGACGATCCGCGGCTGGCGGTGCCCCTGCGGGCGCTCGGTGCGGTCTGTGCGGCCCGCGGCCGACTGGCCGAGGCGGAGGACCTGCTGAACCGGGTGCTGGCGCTGCTCGCACGACCCGGGGCGGAGAACGGAACGGAGGAGGAGTCATGA
- a CDS encoding putative flavoprotein involved in K+ transport, translated as MNGELHETVVIGAGQAGLCVGHHLARRGREFVILDGNDRIGDNWRSHWDSLRLYSPARYDGLPGMRFPAPGWSFPGKDQVADYLEAYAERFRLPVRSGTRVTRVSRAEGGYAVDTDHGRLLAENVVVATGTFGRGPYVPPFAPQLDPRILQLHSSAYHNERQLRDGPVLVVGASHSGADVAYEVAGRHRTVLCGRATGQIPVTLEARSTRLVFPVLWQIADHVLTMGSPLGRRMRDEVRSHGGPLLRVRAEDLARAGVERVPERMTGVRDGMPVLGDARVVEVANVVWCTGFRQDFGWIDLPVAGPDGWPLEHRGVADDAPGLYFCGLSFQRAFSSMLVGGAGKDAAIVAKHIAARERRLHRADRREHILTPA; from the coding sequence ATGAACGGGGAGCTTCACGAGACAGTGGTGATCGGCGCGGGGCAGGCGGGACTCTGCGTCGGCCATCATCTGGCGCGTCGCGGACGGGAGTTCGTGATCCTGGACGGCAACGACCGGATCGGTGACAACTGGCGCTCGCACTGGGACTCGCTGCGGCTGTACAGCCCGGCCCGCTACGACGGGCTGCCGGGCATGCGCTTCCCTGCGCCCGGCTGGTCGTTCCCCGGCAAGGACCAGGTGGCGGACTACCTGGAGGCGTACGCGGAGCGGTTCCGGCTGCCGGTGCGCTCCGGCACGCGGGTGACCCGGGTGTCCCGCGCGGAGGGCGGCTACGCCGTGGACACCGACCACGGCCGGCTGCTGGCCGAGAACGTGGTGGTCGCCACCGGCACCTTCGGCCGCGGGCCGTACGTCCCGCCGTTCGCGCCGCAGCTCGATCCGCGGATCCTGCAGCTGCACTCCTCCGCCTACCACAACGAACGGCAGCTGCGGGACGGTCCGGTGCTGGTGGTCGGCGCCTCGCACTCGGGTGCGGACGTGGCGTACGAGGTGGCCGGGCGGCATCGGACGGTGCTCTGCGGTCGGGCGACCGGGCAGATCCCGGTCACCCTGGAGGCCCGGTCGACGCGGCTGGTGTTCCCGGTGCTGTGGCAGATCGCCGACCACGTGCTCACGATGGGCTCGCCGCTGGGGCGGCGGATGCGCGACGAGGTCCGCTCGCACGGCGGCCCGCTGCTGCGGGTGCGGGCCGAGGACCTGGCGCGGGCCGGCGTGGAGCGGGTGCCGGAGCGGATGACCGGGGTGCGGGACGGGATGCCGGTGCTCGGCGACGCCCGGGTGGTCGAGGTGGCCAACGTGGTCTGGTGCACCGGGTTCCGGCAGGACTTCGGCTGGATCGACCTGCCGGTGGCCGGCCCGGACGGCTGGCCGCTGGAGCACCGGGGCGTGGCCGACGACGCGCCCGGCCTGTACTTCTGCGGGCTGTCCTTCCAGCGGGCGTTCAGTTCGATGCTGGTCGGCGGTGCCGGCAAGGACGCCGCGATCGTGGCGAAGCACATCGCCGCCCGCGAGCGCCGGCTGCACCGGGCGGACCGCAGGGAGCACATCCTGACCCCCGCCTGA
- a CDS encoding polyketide cyclase/dehydrase/lipid transport protein, with amino-acid sequence MKQLATAQTVSTAHPSAFFARWADMATWPEWNADTAWVRLDGPFVQGATGVLKPKGGPKVPFTVEVLVPGREFTDVSRLLGARLTFRHLVERTAEGTTLVRVDVTLAGPLAPLWNAILGKDIRATLQQDLDRLAAVAESKAEARA; translated from the coding sequence ATGAAGCAGCTCGCCACGGCGCAGACCGTCTCCACCGCCCACCCGTCCGCGTTCTTCGCCCGCTGGGCCGACATGGCCACCTGGCCGGAGTGGAACGCCGACACCGCCTGGGTCCGCCTCGACGGCCCCTTCGTGCAGGGCGCCACCGGGGTGCTCAAGCCCAAGGGCGGGCCGAAGGTGCCCTTCACCGTCGAGGTGCTCGTCCCCGGGCGGGAGTTCACCGACGTCTCCCGCCTGCTCGGCGCCCGGCTGACCTTCCGTCACCTCGTGGAGCGCACCGCGGAGGGCACCACCCTCGTCCGGGTCGACGTCACCCTCGCCGGCCCGCTCGCCCCGCTCTGGAACGCGATCCTCGGCAAGGACATCCGGGCCACCCTCCAGCAGGACCTCGACCGGCTCGCAGCGGTCGCCGAGAGCAAGGCGGAGGCCCGCGCATGA
- a CDS encoding EVE domain-containing protein — protein sequence MRAWLGVVCRDHVQRGTGLGIAQLNHGRRDAVARLGAGDWLVYYSPRTSLADGRPLRAFTAIGTVSDEEIWQADEGGFKPWRRRVDYLPGTAEAPLAQFDGALDLTAAPNWGYRLRRGLVELTAHDLGLVRAAMVTA from the coding sequence ATGAGGGCCTGGCTCGGCGTCGTCTGCCGCGACCACGTGCAGCGCGGCACCGGGCTGGGCATCGCCCAGCTCAACCACGGCCGCCGGGACGCCGTCGCCCGCCTGGGCGCCGGCGACTGGCTGGTCTACTACTCGCCCCGGACGAGTCTCGCCGACGGGCGCCCGCTGCGTGCCTTCACCGCCATCGGCACCGTCTCCGACGAGGAGATCTGGCAGGCCGACGAGGGCGGCTTCAAGCCCTGGCGGCGGCGGGTGGACTACCTGCCCGGCACCGCCGAGGCGCCGCTCGCGCAGTTCGACGGCGCACTCGACCTCACCGCGGCCCCGAACTGGGGGTACCGGCTGCGCCGTGGCCTGGTCGAGCTGACGGCGCACGACCTCGGCCTCGTCCGGGCCGCTATGGTCACCGCATGA
- a CDS encoding MarR family transcriptional regulator, with amino-acid sequence MTDHPPRLASGFTDADESPGLLLWQVTNRWQAAQRAALKPHGLTHVQFVLLASLSWLQADGPVTQKQLADHAATDPMMTSQVLRALESRGLVHRLPHPHDRRARALAATDEGRALADRAVAAVEACDRAFFEPLGEDAGTFTTALRSLRRTPGPTGE; translated from the coding sequence ATGACCGACCACCCGCCGCGCCTGGCCAGCGGCTTCACCGACGCCGACGAGAGCCCCGGCCTGCTGCTCTGGCAGGTCACCAACCGCTGGCAGGCCGCCCAGCGCGCCGCCCTCAAGCCGCACGGGCTGACCCACGTCCAGTTCGTGCTGCTCGCCTCGCTGAGCTGGCTGCAGGCGGACGGCCCGGTCACGCAGAAGCAGCTCGCCGACCACGCCGCCACCGATCCGATGATGACCTCTCAGGTGCTGCGCGCCCTGGAGTCCCGCGGCCTGGTCCACCGGCTGCCGCACCCGCACGACCGCCGTGCCCGCGCCCTCGCCGCGACCGACGAGGGCCGGGCGCTCGCCGACCGCGCCGTCGCCGCGGTCGAGGCCTGCGACCGCGCCTTCTTCGAACCGCTCGGCGAGGACGCCGGCACCTTCACCACCGCCCTGCGTTCGCTCCGCCGCACCCCGGGGCCGACCGGGGAGTGA
- a CDS encoding endonuclease/exonuclease/phosphatase family metal-dependent hydrolase, whose protein sequence is MGSAAARTGAPLRRGVGGGPYDRGMLTVATWNVLHRVHAENWDSDVLDRWPEESARIAAVTARVAGLAERVVALQEVSGDQLASLQSALPASRSIRTLDYPRVPTPRRIPTRLADRSEHLVLLVDGPAEVVAAEAFADDPGKGLLAVRTAGLLVVATHVSTGPRRPGQLARLARVVAEAPERTAVLLGDFNADRTTVTAELGPGFAVAELPPAAPPTRPRETGAPKSQWIDHVVVHGIGGRGAIVDDVAGLSDHNPVRAEVG, encoded by the coding sequence GTGGGTTCGGCCGCCGCGCGCACCGGCGCACCCCTACGGCGGGGCGTCGGCGGCGGCCCGTACGATCGGGGCATGCTCACGGTCGCCACCTGGAACGTCCTGCACCGCGTCCACGCGGAGAACTGGGACAGCGACGTCCTCGACCGCTGGCCCGAGGAGTCCGCGCGGATCGCCGCGGTGACCGCCCGGGTGGCCGGGCTGGCCGAGCGGGTGGTGGCGCTGCAGGAGGTCAGCGGCGACCAACTCGCCTCGCTCCAATCGGCGTTGCCCGCGAGCCGGAGCATTCGCACCCTCGACTACCCGCGCGTCCCGACACCCCGCCGGATCCCCACCCGGCTGGCCGACCGCAGCGAGCACCTGGTGCTGCTGGTCGACGGGCCCGCCGAAGTGGTGGCCGCCGAGGCCTTCGCGGACGATCCCGGCAAGGGCCTGCTCGCCGTCCGCACGGCCGGCCTGCTGGTCGTCGCCACCCATGTGAGCACCGGCCCCCGACGCCCCGGCCAACTGGCCCGGCTGGCGCGGGTGGTGGCCGAGGCCCCGGAGCGCACGGCCGTGCTGCTGGGCGACTTCAACGCCGACCGGACGACCGTGACGGCCGAACTCGGCCCCGGCTTCGCCGTCGCCGAACTCCCGCCCGCGGCACCGCCGACCAGGCCCCGCGAGACGGGCGCGCCCAAGTCCCAGTGGATCGACCACGTGGTCGTCCACGGCATCGGCGGCCGCGGCGCGATTGTCGACGACGTGGCGGGGCTCTCCGACCACAACCCCGTCCGCGCCGAGGTCGGTTAG
- a CDS encoding methyltransferase family protein: protein MAPQDPVAGFYDGLASDYHLIYADWDAGIRRQGAALDGLLSAHLGPGPADVLDCSCGIGTQAIGLALRGHRVVGSDLSAAAAARAAREAAARNTELPTAAADMRRLPFAAGRFDAVLSADNSLPHLLTAVDVRTALGAMRRVLRPGGLLLVSTRPYDELRRTRPAETPPRVVETPGGRTTTFQRWHWHEDGEHYDLDMVQERSGPDGVRTEVRRATYWAIGRQQLTALVAEAGFVRLVWAEPEESGFFQPVLTAVAP, encoded by the coding sequence ATGGCACCGCAGGACCCGGTGGCGGGCTTCTACGACGGCCTCGCCTCCGACTACCACCTGATCTACGCCGACTGGGACGCCGGCATCCGTCGGCAGGGCGCGGCCCTCGACGGCCTGCTCTCCGCACACCTCGGGCCCGGTCCGGCGGACGTCCTCGACTGCTCCTGCGGCATCGGCACCCAGGCGATCGGGCTCGCCCTGCGCGGCCACCGGGTGGTCGGCTCCGACCTCAGCGCGGCGGCCGCGGCCCGGGCGGCCCGCGAGGCCGCGGCGCGGAACACCGAGCTGCCGACCGCCGCCGCCGACATGCGCCGACTGCCGTTCGCCGCCGGCCGGTTCGACGCGGTCCTCAGCGCGGACAACTCCCTCCCCCACCTGCTGACCGCCGTGGACGTCCGCACCGCCCTCGGCGCCATGCGCCGGGTGCTCCGCCCCGGCGGGCTGCTGCTCGTCAGCACCCGCCCGTACGACGAACTGCGCCGCACCCGGCCCGCCGAGACGCCCCCGCGGGTCGTCGAGACGCCGGGCGGCCGGACGACCACCTTCCAGCGGTGGCACTGGCACGAGGACGGCGAGCACTACGACCTCGACATGGTGCAGGAGCGCAGCGGGCCGGACGGCGTCCGCACCGAGGTGCGGCGTGCCACCTACTGGGCGATCGGCCGGCAGCAGCTGACGGCGCTCGTGGCCGAGGCCGGGTTCGTCCGGCTGGTGTGGGCCGAGCCGGAGGAGAGCGGCTTCTTCCAGCCCGTGCTGACCGCCGTCGCACCGTGA
- a CDS encoding protease I: MTGLQGRAVAFLVAPKGAEQLELESPWNAVERAGGTPRLVSTKGGTVRAFRHLDPADTFRVDAVVADVTAAEFDALVLPGGVASPDFLRMDPRAVGFVRGFFDLRKPVAVICHGPWTLIEADVVRGRTLTSWPSLRTDLRNAGAHWVDREVAVCHDGPNTLVSSRRPADLPAFERTLLDEFARAPART; the protein is encoded by the coding sequence ATGACCGGTCTGCAGGGCAGGGCGGTGGCGTTCCTGGTGGCGCCCAAGGGCGCGGAGCAGCTCGAACTGGAATCGCCGTGGAACGCGGTGGAGCGGGCCGGCGGCACGCCGCGGCTGGTGTCCACCAAGGGCGGGACGGTCCGGGCGTTCCGGCACCTCGACCCGGCCGACACCTTCCGGGTGGACGCGGTGGTCGCGGATGTCACGGCGGCGGAGTTCGACGCCCTCGTCCTGCCGGGCGGCGTCGCCAGCCCGGACTTCCTGCGGATGGACCCGCGGGCGGTCGGTTTCGTCCGCGGCTTCTTCGACCTGCGCAAACCGGTGGCGGTGATCTGCCACGGCCCGTGGACGCTGATCGAGGCGGACGTCGTCCGCGGCCGGACCCTCACCTCCTGGCCGAGCCTGCGCACCGACCTGCGGAACGCCGGCGCGCACTGGGTCGACCGGGAGGTGGCGGTCTGCCACGACGGCCCCAACACGCTGGTCTCCAGCCGCAGGCCTGCCGACCTGCCCGCCTTCGAGCGCACCCTGCTGGACGAGTTCGCCCGCGCCCCGGCCCGCACCTGA
- a CDS encoding carboxylate-amine ligase: protein MTGGVRPHRVLEVPTVGVEEEFLLVDRHSRLPAGRAPGVVKEASDVLGERVQTEFFTSQAEVCTRPAHGLAELRADLAHARAVLREAAAGADCRPVGTGMPVMVEEHPPSITDTARYRRISEHVGAVATSPEGLVCGCHVHIGVPCRARALALNNRMRPWLPVLQALAVNSPFSAGRDTGYASWRHAFYRRWPTVGPAPWLDEPAYRATVGGLLEAGVILDTAMLYWYSRPSEHVPTLEIRVADTSADVDTTLLLAALVRGLATTMLAELPEDDAADAGPPGADTTAMIDAAHWSAAQSGIHGNGPDPVTGRIVPMRLLVDRLVERARPGLEAAGDLGTVRLLLSGLCAAGTGAERQRAAFARRGRYGDVVDELAALTAEA, encoded by the coding sequence GTGACGGGCGGGGTGCGCCCCCACCGGGTGCTGGAGGTGCCGACGGTGGGTGTGGAGGAGGAGTTCCTCCTGGTCGACCGGCACTCCCGGCTGCCCGCCGGTCGCGCGCCCGGCGTCGTCAAGGAGGCCTCGGACGTGCTCGGCGAGCGGGTCCAAACCGAGTTCTTCACCTCGCAGGCCGAGGTGTGCACCCGGCCCGCGCACGGCCTGGCGGAGCTGCGGGCCGATCTGGCGCATGCGCGGGCGGTGCTGCGGGAGGCCGCCGCGGGCGCGGACTGCCGGCCGGTCGGCACCGGGATGCCGGTGATGGTGGAGGAGCACCCGCCGTCGATCACCGACACGGCCCGCTACCGGCGGATCAGCGAGCACGTCGGCGCGGTCGCCACCAGCCCGGAGGGCCTGGTCTGCGGGTGCCATGTGCACATCGGGGTGCCGTGCCGGGCCCGGGCGCTGGCGCTGAACAACCGGATGCGGCCGTGGCTGCCGGTCCTCCAGGCGCTGGCCGTGAACTCGCCGTTCAGCGCCGGCCGGGACACCGGCTACGCGAGCTGGCGGCACGCGTTCTACCGGCGCTGGCCGACGGTCGGTCCGGCTCCGTGGCTGGACGAGCCCGCGTACCGGGCGACGGTGGGCGGGCTGCTGGAGGCCGGGGTGATCCTGGACACCGCGATGCTCTACTGGTACTCGCGGCCGTCCGAGCACGTGCCGACCCTGGAGATCAGGGTGGCCGACACCAGCGCGGACGTGGACACCACGCTGCTGCTCGCCGCGCTCGTCCGCGGCCTCGCCACCACGATGCTGGCCGAGCTCCCCGAGGATGACGCGGCGGACGCCGGCCCGCCGGGCGCGGACACCACGGCGATGATCGACGCCGCGCACTGGTCGGCCGCGCAGTCCGGCATCCACGGCAACGGGCCGGACCCGGTGACCGGGCGGATCGTGCCGATGCGCCTGCTGGTGGACCGGCTGGTCGAGCGGGCCAGGCCGGGGCTGGAGGCCGCCGGCGACCTGGGTACCGTCCGCCTGCTGCTGTCCGGCCTGTGCGCGGCCGGGACGGGCGCCGAGCGGCAGCGGGCCGCCTTCGCCCGGCGCGGCCGGTACGGCGACGTGGTGGACGAGCTCGCCGCACTGACGGCCGAGGCCTGA